In a single window of the Chelonia mydas isolate rCheMyd1 chromosome 8, rCheMyd1.pri.v2, whole genome shotgun sequence genome:
- the DUSP1 gene encoding dual specificity protein phosphatase 1, with translation MRTSTLTLPETNNLPPGSLPAGVLHLGARPAVPSSPPPRSSHPVLRAMVNMQVCALDCETLRGLLQDRAAQCLVLDCRSFFSFNSAHILGSSNVRFSTIVKRRAKGAMGLEHILPNEELRGRLLSGGYQAVVLLDERSSDLELPKRDSTIMLAVNTLCREARDTRICFLKGGYEAFSSACAELCTKPAAPTGLTLPLSASSMPSSADSGCSSCGTPLYDQGGPVEILPFLYLGSAYHASRKDMLDALGITALINVSANCPNHFEGHYQYKSIPVEDNHKADISSWFNEAIDFIDSVKNDGGRVFVHCQAGISRSATICLAYLMRTNRVKLDEAFEFVKQRRSIISPNFSFMGQLLQFESQVLAPNCSAEAGSPAMSVLDRGTSTTTVFNFPVSIPVHPSSSALSYLQSPITTSPSC, from the exons ATGCGAACGAGCACTTTGACCTTGCCAGAGACCAACAACCTACCCCCCGGCTCTCTCCCCGCCGGAGTCCTGCATTTGGGGGCCCGACCAGCCGTTCCgagctctcctcccccccgctcctCTCACCCCGTGCTCCGAGCTATGGTCAACATGCAAGTGTGCGCCCTGGATTGCGAGACGCTGCGGGGGCTCCTGCAGGACCGAGCTGCCCAGTGCCTGGTGCTGGACTGCCGCTCCTTCTTCTCCTTCAACTCCGCGCACATCCTGGGCTCCTCCAACGTTCGCTTCAGCACCATCGTCAAGCGGCGGGCCAAGGGGGccatggggctggagcacatcCTCCCCAACGAGGAGCTGCGGGGCCGCCTGCTCAGCGGGGGATACCAAGCCGTGGTGCTGCTGGACGAGCGCAGCTCGGACCTGGAGCTGCCCAAGCGGGACAGCACCATCATGCTGGCCGTGAACACCCTCTGCAGGGAGGCCAGGGACACCCGCATCTGCTTCCTCAAGG GAGGGTATGAAGCCTTCTCTTCTGCCTGCGCTGAGCTGTGTACCAAGCCAGCTGCGCCCACCGGCCTGACCCTGCCTCTGAGTGCCAGCAGCATGCCCAGCAGTGCGGATTCTGGCTGCAGCTCCTGTGGCACCCCACTCTATGACCAG GGTGGGCCAGTGGAAATCCTACCATTTCTCTACTTGGGCAGTGCCTATCATGCCTCTAGAAAGGACATGCTGGATGCTTTGGGAATCACAGCCTTAATCAACGTCTCGGCAAACTGCCCCAACCATTTTGAGGGGCATTACCAGTACAAAAGCATCCCAGTGGAGGACAACCACAAGGCTGACATCAGCTCCTGGTTTAACGAAGCCATTGACTTCATAG ATTCTGTTAAAAATGATGGCGGAAGGGTATTTGTGCACTGCCAGGCTGGCATCTCCCGCTCAGCGACTATCTGCCTTGCTTATCTCATGAGGACCAACCGAGTCAAACTAGACGAGGCCTTTGAGTTTGTGAAGCAGAGGAGAAGCATCATCTCTCCAAATTTCAGCTTCATGGGGCAGCTACTTCAGTTTGAGTCTCAAGTCCTAGCCCCTAACTGCTCAGCAGAGGCTGGAAGCCCTGCCATGTCTGTATTGGACAGAGGAACATCAACCACCACTGTCTTTAACTTCCCCGTCTCTATCCCTGTACACCCTTCATCCAGTGCTTTAAGCTATCTACAGAGTCCCATCACCACTTCTCCGAGCTGCTGA